The Streptomyces sp. CC0208 genome window below encodes:
- a CDS encoding serine/threonine-protein kinase has translation MSEDGELPPDGRLIGGRYRLVERVGSGPNGTVWRARDEQDERYVAVKEPRLTGDPEDEERQRAAHRLPHEARAAAQVDHPAAVAIHGVLLDGELPWIVMELVEGESLDAALAGRGPLSDAEAARIGLAVLGALHAAHRVGIVHRDLKPSNVLLEADSGRVVVTDFGIGGAGHSGGREAATAFAAPECASGPGAGPASDLWSLGALLRAAVADARSGPLGPLLERLLVTEPEERPLPEEVARVLAEVAGTSLPPWAVETPASPPAAETSTVSPAPAPAQAPAPAPALSSTDARHPDTAPHEPRRLTALSALGLLLQKKPERG, from the coding sequence ATGAGTGAAGACGGCGAACTCCCGCCCGACGGACGTCTGATCGGTGGGCGTTACCGGCTCGTCGAGCGGGTCGGCTCCGGGCCGAACGGCACGGTGTGGCGGGCACGTGATGAGCAGGACGAGCGGTACGTCGCCGTCAAGGAACCCCGGCTGACCGGGGATCCGGAGGACGAGGAGCGGCAGCGGGCCGCGCACCGGCTGCCGCACGAGGCCCGGGCCGCCGCACAGGTCGACCATCCGGCGGCCGTCGCCATTCACGGCGTACTCCTCGACGGTGAACTGCCCTGGATCGTCATGGAGTTGGTGGAAGGGGAGTCGCTGGACGCGGCTCTGGCCGGGCGGGGGCCGCTGTCGGACGCCGAGGCCGCCCGGATCGGGCTCGCCGTCCTCGGCGCGCTGCACGCAGCCCACCGCGTCGGCATCGTCCACCGCGACCTGAAGCCGTCCAACGTCCTGCTCGAAGCGGACAGCGGACGCGTCGTCGTCACCGACTTCGGGATCGGCGGCGCCGGACACTCCGGTGGCCGGGAGGCCGCCACCGCGTTCGCCGCCCCGGAGTGCGCGTCGGGGCCCGGCGCGGGGCCCGCTTCCGATCTGTGGTCGTTGGGGGCGCTGCTCCGTGCGGCCGTGGCGGACGCTCGGTCAGGTCCGCTGGGACCACTGCTGGAGCGGCTCCTCGTCACCGAGCCGGAGGAGCGGCCCCTGCCGGAGGAAGTCGCCCGGGTACTGGCCGAGGTCGCCGGGACGAGCCTGCCGCCGTGGGCCGTGGAAACGCCCGCTTCGCCTCCGGCCGCGGAGACGTCCACTGTGTCTCCGGCCCCGGCACCCGCTCAAGCCCCGGCACCCGCCCCCGCCCTGTCCTCGACCGACGCCCGGCACCCGGACACCGCCCCCCACGAACCCCGGCGTCTCACCGCCCTCTCCGCCCTCGGCCTCCTGCTTCAGAAAAAACCCGAACGCGGCTGA
- a CDS encoding succinic semialdehyde dehydrogenase, which yields MTDAQAPAKTGTNPLAPAPEGARTAADVVTPELVAQLTKGVTGSGRTANHTPFTGEKLADLPESTPEDVEKAFESARRAQAVWEQTPVRQRAAVLLRFHDLILERQAEVLDLIQLETGKARLHAHEEVQAVAVAARHYGRKAPAYLRPKRHTGAVPTLTKVTELRHPRGVVGQIAPWNYPLELSVGDALPAFVAGNAVVMKPDTETCLTALWARDLLVEAGLPAEVFQVVLGDGPVVGPEVVRHADYVSFTGSTRTGREVAQGAAARLVGVSLELGGKNAMLVLQDADIEKAAAGAVRACFSSAGQLCISIERLYVHESIADAFLERFAARTKAMRLGTSLAYGADMGSLVGERQLETVTRHVEEAVAKGAKVVAGGVARPDIGPYFFEPTILDDVTEPMAVCAEETFGPVVSLYRFKTEDEAVELANSTPYGLNASVWTKDGKRGREIASRVRAGTVNVNEGYASAYGSVQSPMGGMKDSGLGRRHGSEGILKYTEAQTIAQQRLLPMAPSLGMDDEKYAQFMSRSLKAMKAFRFK from the coding sequence ATGACGGACGCGCAGGCCCCGGCCAAGACCGGCACGAACCCCCTCGCCCCCGCCCCGGAGGGCGCCCGTACCGCGGCCGACGTGGTCACCCCGGAGCTGGTCGCCCAGCTCACCAAGGGGGTGACCGGGTCCGGCCGCACCGCCAACCACACGCCGTTCACCGGTGAGAAGCTGGCCGATCTGCCCGAGTCCACCCCCGAGGACGTGGAGAAGGCGTTCGAGTCGGCCCGCCGGGCGCAGGCGGTGTGGGAGCAGACCCCCGTACGGCAGCGCGCGGCCGTCCTGCTCCGCTTCCACGACCTGATCCTGGAGCGCCAGGCGGAGGTCCTCGACCTCATCCAGCTGGAGACCGGCAAGGCCCGCCTGCACGCCCACGAGGAGGTGCAGGCGGTCGCCGTGGCCGCCCGGCACTACGGCCGCAAGGCGCCCGCGTATCTGCGGCCGAAGCGGCACACCGGGGCCGTGCCCACCCTCACCAAGGTCACCGAGCTGCGCCACCCGCGCGGAGTCGTCGGCCAGATCGCCCCCTGGAACTACCCGCTCGAACTGTCCGTCGGCGACGCGCTCCCCGCCTTCGTCGCGGGCAACGCCGTCGTCATGAAGCCGGACACCGAGACCTGCCTGACCGCCCTGTGGGCGCGGGATCTGCTGGTCGAGGCGGGCCTTCCCGCTGAGGTGTTCCAGGTCGTCCTCGGCGACGGCCCCGTCGTCGGCCCCGAGGTCGTCCGGCACGCCGACTACGTCTCCTTCACCGGCTCCACCCGCACCGGCCGCGAGGTCGCCCAGGGCGCCGCCGCCCGTCTGGTCGGTGTCTCGCTCGAACTCGGCGGCAAGAACGCCATGCTGGTCCTCCAGGACGCCGACATCGAGAAGGCCGCCGCCGGCGCCGTCCGCGCCTGCTTCTCCTCCGCCGGCCAACTCTGCATCTCCATCGAGCGGTTGTACGTCCACGAGTCGATCGCGGACGCCTTCCTGGAGCGTTTCGCCGCCCGTACGAAGGCCATGCGGCTCGGCACGTCCCTCGCCTACGGTGCCGACATGGGCTCCCTGGTCGGGGAGCGGCAGTTGGAGACCGTCACCCGGCATGTCGAGGAGGCCGTGGCCAAGGGCGCGAAGGTCGTCGCCGGTGGGGTCGCCCGCCCGGACATCGGCCCGTACTTCTTCGAGCCGACCATCCTCGACGACGTCACCGAGCCCATGGCGGTCTGCGCCGAGGAGACCTTCGGCCCGGTCGTCTCCCTCTACCGCTTCAAGACCGAGGACGAGGCGGTCGAGCTCGCCAACTCCACGCCGTACGGGCTCAATGCGTCGGTGTGGACGAAGGACGGCAAGCGCGGCCGCGAGATCGCCTCCCGGGTACGGGCCGGCACCGTCAACGTCAACGAGGGATACGCCTCCGCCTACGGCAGCGTCCAGTCCCCGATGGGCGGCATGAAGGACTCCGGCCTCGGCCGCCGGCACGGCTCCGAGGGCATCCTCAAGTACACCGAGGCCCAGACGATCGCCCAGCAGCGACTGCTGCCGATGGCGCCCTCGCTGGGAATGGACGACGAGAAGTACGCGCAGTTCATGAGCCGGAGCCTGAAGGCGATGAAGGCCTTCCGCTTCAAGTAG
- a CDS encoding serine/threonine-protein kinase produces MSTSGGVGHESDETTSYVLQPPRPPQQESGVGRLVAGRYRLLAKLGHGGMGTVWRAKDETVDREVAVKEPRVPDHLPERERGNAFERMRREARAAARLDHPSVVNVHDVAVVDGRPWIVMELVQGRSLGDALQEGTLGAREAARIGLDVLGALEAAHAAGILHRDVKPDNVLLGRHDRVVLTDFGIAQIEGETSLTDTGGFVGSPEFIAPERVLGQRPGPASDLWSLGVVLYAATEGVSPFRRSNTPATLQSVLNATPAPPAAAHGPLADAINGLLQKDPARRPNAAQVRALLEATAHPPVPEPTQIVRTVEVPVGGGLRLGRKAWFGLGAAVVAAALAAYLVIADPFAGPLPDGWTTKHTKDVAATLAVPADYQPTTPDRKTDKTHWITYTDYSGSIWIGLRLERKAEDTANNIAGSAAAEMYDDDSRFKESGDYDLSMPETAKTRPEDQTYQGRKAAKNTVTYKSTDSQNSRPRELQIFYYRTTTGDMYKLTVSYPGKGDFTGRGREVARTAIANLEVDKL; encoded by the coding sequence ATGAGCACCAGCGGGGGAGTCGGCCACGAGTCCGACGAGACGACGAGTTATGTTCTGCAACCTCCCAGGCCCCCGCAGCAGGAGTCGGGCGTCGGCCGGCTCGTCGCGGGCCGGTACCGGCTGCTCGCCAAGCTCGGGCACGGTGGGATGGGCACGGTGTGGCGGGCCAAGGACGAGACGGTGGACCGTGAGGTGGCCGTCAAGGAACCCCGTGTCCCGGATCATCTTCCGGAACGCGAACGAGGCAACGCCTTCGAGCGGATGCGGCGGGAGGCCCGCGCCGCGGCCCGGCTCGATCACCCCTCGGTCGTGAACGTGCACGACGTGGCGGTTGTGGACGGCCGGCCGTGGATCGTGATGGAGCTGGTGCAGGGCCGTTCGCTGGGTGACGCGTTGCAGGAGGGCACCCTCGGGGCGCGGGAAGCGGCGAGAATCGGCCTCGACGTGCTCGGCGCGCTGGAGGCCGCGCACGCGGCGGGCATCCTGCACAGGGATGTGAAACCGGACAACGTCCTCCTCGGCCGCCACGACCGGGTCGTCCTCACCGACTTCGGCATAGCGCAGATCGAGGGCGAGACCAGCCTGACCGACACGGGCGGCTTCGTCGGCTCGCCCGAGTTCATCGCCCCCGAGCGGGTGCTGGGCCAGCGTCCCGGTCCCGCGTCCGACCTCTGGTCGCTCGGCGTGGTCCTGTACGCGGCGACGGAGGGCGTCTCGCCGTTCCGCCGCAGCAACACCCCCGCGACCCTCCAGTCTGTCCTCAACGCCACGCCCGCGCCGCCCGCCGCCGCGCACGGCCCGCTCGCCGACGCCATCAACGGCCTCCTCCAGAAGGACCCGGCGCGCCGCCCGAACGCCGCGCAGGTCAGGGCGCTCCTTGAGGCCACCGCCCACCCGCCCGTCCCGGAGCCCACGCAGATCGTGCGGACCGTGGAGGTGCCGGTGGGCGGTGGTCTCCGGCTGGGCCGCAAGGCGTGGTTCGGGCTCGGCGCGGCGGTTGTCGCGGCCGCGCTGGCGGCGTACCTGGTGATCGCGGACCCCTTCGCGGGACCGCTGCCGGACGGCTGGACGACGAAGCACACCAAGGACGTGGCCGCGACGCTGGCGGTGCCGGCGGACTACCAGCCCACCACGCCCGACCGGAAGACGGACAAGACCCACTGGATCACGTACACCGACTACAGCGGCAGCATCTGGATCGGCCTGCGGCTGGAGCGAAAGGCCGAGGACACCGCGAACAACATCGCGGGCTCCGCGGCGGCCGAGATGTACGACGACGACAGCCGGTTCAAGGAGAGCGGCGACTACGACCTCAGCATGCCGGAGACCGCGAAGACCCGGCCCGAGGACCAGACGTACCAGGGCCGGAAGGCCGCCAAGAACACCGTCACGTACAAGTCCACCGACAGCCAGAACTCCCGCCCGCGCGAACTCCAGATCTTCTACTACCGGACCACCACCGGCGACATGTACAAGCTCACCGTCAGCTATCCGGGCAAGGGGGACTTCACGGGGAGGGGGCGCGAGGTGGCACGGACGGCGATCGCGAATCTGGAGGTGGACAAGCTCTGA
- a CDS encoding DUF3710 domain-containing protein, translating to MGEASDVARSVVAQFRRDGFVAPESAERAEFEVWNRMTPGRVLLVALQTLLGLRAEDGRSDFGRPVRGLDEEEAGLMVRTLLGDATAAPETSRRELITLDRLLGLLVSVIAEESLSEAEVDDLLEAAEESCLAVGPWDVSDDRRPQSGELVDLGGLLVPTEPGLKIELMSSRRDGSVAGVTVIRGRTAIQLQAFRALGDTSWATVREDLARTIRGRGGSAEERVGPAGAELQAVVRIQGPPGKDRQTTRVLGHDGPGWILRGFVTGVGAEPDSTEKWPYTMFQGTVVRPPSAPSAIDPLIRLRQPESGL from the coding sequence ATGGGCGAGGCAAGTGACGTGGCACGCTCCGTAGTCGCGCAGTTCCGGCGCGACGGGTTCGTCGCGCCGGAGAGCGCGGAACGTGCCGAGTTCGAGGTCTGGAACCGGATGACCCCGGGTCGGGTGCTGCTCGTCGCCCTTCAGACACTCCTCGGACTGCGTGCGGAGGACGGCCGGAGCGACTTCGGCCGTCCGGTGCGGGGACTGGACGAGGAGGAAGCCGGGCTGATGGTGAGGACCCTGCTGGGGGACGCGACGGCGGCTCCGGAGACCTCACGGCGCGAACTGATCACTCTCGACCGGCTGCTGGGGCTGCTGGTCTCCGTGATCGCCGAGGAGTCGCTGTCCGAGGCAGAGGTGGACGACCTGCTGGAGGCCGCGGAGGAGAGCTGCCTTGCTGTCGGGCCGTGGGACGTGAGTGACGACCGTCGGCCGCAGAGCGGCGAACTGGTCGATCTCGGGGGCCTGTTGGTGCCGACGGAGCCTGGTCTGAAGATCGAGCTCATGTCGTCGCGCCGGGACGGCTCCGTCGCCGGCGTCACCGTCATCCGCGGCCGGACCGCGATTCAGCTCCAGGCGTTCCGTGCGCTCGGAGACACCTCCTGGGCGACCGTCCGTGAGGATCTGGCGCGTACGATCCGCGGCCGGGGCGGCTCCGCGGAGGAGCGCGTCGGCCCCGCGGGGGCCGAACTCCAGGCCGTCGTGCGGATCCAGGGACCTCCCGGCAAGGACCGTCAGACCACGCGGGTGCTCGGCCACGACGGTCCGGGGTGGATCCTGCGCGGCTTCGTGACGGGAGTCGGCGCGGAACCCGACAGCACTGAGAAGTGGCCCTACACCATGTTCCAGGGCACGGTGGTCCGCCCGCCCTCCGCTCCCTCGGCCATCGACCCGCTGATCCGGCTGCGCCAACCGGAGTCCGGTCTCTGA
- a CDS encoding GMC family oxidoreductase has product MPQDTYDYDVIVVGSGFGGSVTALRLTEKGYRVGVLEAGRRFTRETLPRNSWDLKNYLWAPKLGMFGIQRIHLLGNVMVLAGAGVGGGSLNYANTLYVPPKPFFEDPQWRDITNWQEELKPYYDQARRMLGVRLNPTMTPSDVHLKAAAERMGVGDTFHMAPVGVFFGDGEDAEGKRKAAPGEQVDDPYFGGAGPSRKACIECGECMTGCRHGAKNTLNENYLYLAEKAGAVVHPLTTVVSVTDDSQGGYAIATLPTDDRRKASGRTFKARKVVIAAGTYGTQTLLHRMKAGGQLPHISDRLGELTRTNSEALVGAQTDNRRYRRATGAPKVDFTRGVAITSSIHPDDNTHIEPVRYGKGSNSMGGLSILQVPYAEGSSRAMAWLANAAKHPLLVLRSLSNRRWSEKTIIGLVMQSLDNSLTTYLKPDGVGKGLLTARQGHGAPNPKQIRAASEAASAIAADINGFPGSNVGELMGAPLTAHFLGGCPIGSSRDTGVIDPYHRLYGHPGISVVDGAAVSANLGVNPSLTITAQAERAMSYWPNKGEEDPRPAQGEAYVRLGPVEPKSPAVPAEAFGALKLPFLGIPAVPKKS; this is encoded by the coding sequence GTGCCACAGGACACCTACGACTACGACGTCATCGTCGTCGGCTCCGGCTTCGGCGGCAGCGTCACCGCCCTTCGTCTGACCGAGAAGGGCTACCGCGTAGGTGTCCTGGAAGCCGGCCGCCGCTTCACCCGCGAGACGCTTCCCAGGAACTCCTGGGACCTGAAGAACTACCTCTGGGCGCCGAAGCTCGGCATGTTCGGCATCCAGCGCATCCACCTCCTGGGCAACGTCATGGTCCTCGCCGGAGCGGGCGTCGGCGGCGGCTCCCTCAACTACGCCAACACCCTCTACGTCCCCCCGAAGCCCTTCTTCGAGGACCCGCAGTGGCGTGACATCACCAACTGGCAGGAGGAGCTGAAGCCGTACTACGACCAGGCCCGCCGCATGCTCGGCGTCCGGCTCAACCCGACGATGACCCCCTCCGACGTCCACCTGAAGGCGGCCGCGGAGCGGATGGGCGTCGGCGACACCTTCCACATGGCCCCGGTCGGTGTCTTCTTCGGCGACGGCGAGGACGCGGAGGGCAAGCGGAAGGCCGCCCCCGGCGAGCAGGTCGACGACCCCTACTTCGGCGGCGCGGGTCCTTCCCGCAAGGCCTGCATCGAGTGCGGCGAGTGCATGACCGGCTGCCGGCACGGCGCCAAGAACACCCTCAACGAGAACTACCTCTACCTCGCCGAGAAGGCGGGCGCGGTCGTCCACCCCCTCACCACCGTCGTGTCGGTCACGGACGACTCCCAGGGCGGCTACGCGATCGCGACCCTGCCCACCGACGACCGCCGCAAGGCGAGCGGCCGCACCTTCAAGGCCCGCAAGGTCGTCATCGCGGCCGGCACCTACGGCACCCAGACCCTGCTGCACCGCATGAAGGCAGGCGGTCAACTGCCGCACATCTCGGACCGGTTGGGCGAGCTCACCCGCACCAACTCCGAGGCCCTGGTCGGCGCCCAGACCGACAACCGCCGCTACCGCAGGGCGACCGGTGCGCCGAAGGTCGACTTCACCCGGGGCGTCGCCATCACCTCGTCCATCCACCCGGACGACAACACCCACATCGAGCCGGTCCGCTACGGCAAGGGCTCCAACTCGATGGGCGGCCTGTCGATCCTCCAGGTCCCGTACGCCGAGGGCTCGTCGAGGGCCATGGCCTGGCTGGCGAACGCCGCGAAGCACCCGCTGCTCGTGCTGCGCTCCCTCTCCAACCGCCGCTGGTCGGAGAAGACCATCATCGGCCTGGTCATGCAGTCGCTGGACAACTCCCTGACGACGTACCTGAAACCCGACGGCGTCGGCAAGGGCCTGCTCACCGCGCGCCAGGGCCACGGCGCCCCCAACCCGAAGCAGATCAGGGCCGCTTCGGAGGCCGCGTCCGCGATCGCCGCCGACATCAACGGCTTTCCCGGCTCCAACGTCGGCGAGCTGATGGGCGCCCCGCTCACCGCCCACTTCCTCGGCGGCTGCCCCATCGGCTCCTCCCGCGACACCGGTGTCATCGACCCCTACCACCGGCTCTACGGCCACCCCGGGATCTCGGTCGTCGACGGCGCCGCGGTCTCCGCCAACCTCGGTGTGAACCCCTCGCTGACGATCACCGCGCAGGCCGAGCGGGCGATGTCCTACTGGCCCAACAAGGGCGAGGAGGACCCGCGTCCGGCGCAGGGCGAGGCGTACGTCCGGCTCGGCCCCGTCGAGCCCAAGTCACCGGCGGTCCCGGCGGAGGCCTTCGGCGCGCTGAAGCTGCCGTTCCTCGGGATACCGGCGGTGCCGAAGAAGTCGTAG